Proteins from a single region of Pyrus communis chromosome 6, drPyrComm1.1, whole genome shotgun sequence:
- the LOC137737958 gene encoding CBL-interacting serine/threonine-protein kinase 4-like, whose amino-acid sequence MGPGVPPTPPPTSAAATATPTSTPTTLLGKYQLGRLLGRGNFAKVYKAQSLVDNTAVAVKIIDKSQTDATMEPRILREISAMRRLQQHPNVLKIHEVLATKSKIYLVVELATGGELFAKLSRHGKLPESLARRYFQQLVSALHFCHQNGVAHRDMKPQNLLLDKNGNLKVSDFGLSALPDQLKDGLLHTACGTPSYTAPEVVYRRGYDGSKADAWSCGVILFVLLAGRLPFDDSNLIAMYKKVQRREYEIPGWISKPAGKIIYQLLDPNPNTRLGTEALMEKPWFKRSIDLRLSEEPAAEVKKCDVVPCGINAFDIISMSSGLNLSGLFEAETRRERLFTVEAGADTVVEKVGEVGKRLGYRVEKGKSGVSVGMGKGAMMRVVMAVEVMEIAPSLVVGEVKMAEGGGGGVVELEKEVRLWEELRTGLENLVVSWQNAVV is encoded by the coding sequence ATGGGCCCTGGGGTCCCACCAACTCCACCACCCACCTCCGCAGCCGCCACCGCCACCCCCACCTCCACACCCACCACCCTCCTAGGCAAATACCAACTGGGCCGGCTGTTGGGCCGAGGCAACTTCGCCAAGGTCTACAAAGCTCAATCCCTCGTCGACAACACCGCCGTCGCCGTCAAAATCATCGACAAGTCCCAAACTGACGCAACCATGGAGCCCCGCATCCTCCGAGAAATCTCCGCCATGCGTCGCCTCCAGCAACACCCCAACGTCCTCAAAATCCACGAAGTCCTAGCCACCAAGTCCAAAATCTACCTCGTCGTCGAGCTCGCCACGGGCGGCGAGTTGTTCGCCAAACTCTCGCGCCACGGTAAATTGCCGGAGTCCCTCGCCCGCCGCTACTTCCAGCAGCTCGTCTCGGCGTTGCACTTCTGCCACCAAAACGGCGTCGCTCACCGCGATATGAAGCCCCAGAACCTTTTGCTCGACAAGAACGGCAACTTGAAAGTCTCCGATTTCGGACTCTCCGCCTTACCCGATCAGCTCAAAGATGGGCTGCTCCACACCGCTTGTGGGACCCCCTCGTACACGGCACCCGAGGTGGTTTACCGGCGCGGCTACGACGGCTCAAAAGCCGATGCATGGTCGTGTGGCGTCATCCTCTTCGTCCTGCTCGCCGGGCGCCTGCCGTTCGACGACAGCAATTTGATCGCCATGTATAAGAAGGTTCAGAGGCGGGAGTACGAAATTCCGGGTTGGATTTCGAAGCCGGCGGGtaagatcatataccagctgctcGATCCGAACCCGAACACGAGGTTGGGGACCGAGGCGTTGATGGAGAAGCCGTGGTTTAAAAGATCTATTGATTTAAGGCTTTCCGAGGAGCCGGCTGCGGAGGTAAAGAAATGCGACGTCGTTCCGTGCGGGATTAATGCGTTTGATATAATATCGATGTCATCGGGGTTGAATCTCTCCGGGCTTTTCGAGGCGGAGACACGGAGGGAGAGGCTGTTCACAGTGGAGGCGGGAGCGGATACTGTGGTGGAGAAGGTGGGGGAGGTTGGGAAGAGGCTGGGGTACAGAGTGGAGAAAGGGAAGAGCGGTGTGAGTGTTGGGATGGGGAAAGGGGCGATGATGAGGGTGGTAATGGCGGTTGAGGTAATGGAGATTGCGCCAAGTTTGGTGGTTGGGGAAGTGAAGATGGCGGAAGGAGGCGGCGGCGGCGTGGTTGAGCTTGAGAAGGAGGTTAGACTTTGGGAAGAGTTGCGAACTGGGTTGGAAAACCTTGTCGTTTCGTGGCAGAACGCTGTCGTTTGA
- the LOC137737910 gene encoding uncharacterized protein: MSNVGTSKGLLEIGKFGLYVSIPIVLMYSFANNSKNLQRFMGNHSYVVYPPEAPRPPSPEEMREMARELARNKAGR, encoded by the exons ATGTCGAATGTGGGAACTTCGAAGGGACTTCTGGAGATCGGAAAATTTGGCCTGTACGTCTCCATCCCCATCGTTCTTATGTACTCCTTCGCCAACAACTCCAAGAATCTCCAGAGATTCATGGGCAAT CATTCGTATGTAGTATATCCACCAGAGGCACCGAGACCTCCGTCACCGGAGGAAATGAGGGAGATGGCACGAGAGCTAGCTCGGAACAAGGCTGGCCGTTGA